In a single window of the Thermoanaerobaculia bacterium genome:
- a CDS encoding ABC transporter ATP-binding protein: protein MAETVIAARNLRKVYRSITALDGVDLEVHSGELFGLLGPNGAGKTTTVKILLGLTRATAGEASIHGIPVSDPESRRRVGYLPEGHRFPGYLTARETLSIFGRMSGVDSATLARRIPGLLERVRLEKWERVRVKKFSKGMVQRLGLAAALVHDPDVLLLDEPTDGVDPVGRREIRDLLQEEARRGKAILVNSHLLSEIELTCSRVAILRAGKIAAEGTIDDLTRRESRWRMIASPVDEALMAAFRETGAGVERQNGHLLLSVRDLDHVNALVDRVRSRGASLVELSPLKSSLEDVFVGLFRPPDAPAPAAPSKEGPKP from the coding sequence ATGGCGGAAACCGTGATCGCCGCGCGCAACCTCCGGAAGGTGTACCGGTCGATCACTGCGCTCGACGGCGTCGACCTGGAAGTCCATTCCGGAGAGTTGTTTGGCCTCCTCGGCCCGAATGGCGCCGGAAAGACGACGACCGTCAAGATCCTCCTCGGGCTGACTCGCGCGACGGCCGGGGAAGCCTCGATCCACGGTATTCCCGTCTCCGACCCGGAGAGCCGGCGGCGCGTCGGATATCTCCCGGAGGGCCATCGGTTCCCGGGGTATCTCACCGCCCGCGAGACGCTGTCGATCTTCGGCCGCATGTCGGGGGTCGATTCGGCGACCCTCGCCCGGCGCATCCCCGGGCTCCTCGAGCGCGTCCGCCTCGAGAAATGGGAGCGCGTCCGGGTCAAGAAGTTCTCGAAGGGCATGGTCCAGAGGCTCGGCCTCGCGGCGGCGCTCGTCCACGATCCGGACGTCCTCCTGCTGGACGAGCCGACCGACGGCGTCGACCCGGTCGGTCGCCGGGAAATCCGCGACCTGCTGCAGGAAGAGGCCCGCCGGGGAAAGGCGATCCTCGTCAACTCCCACCTCCTCTCGGAAATCGAGCTCACCTGCTCGCGCGTGGCGATCCTTCGCGCGGGAAAGATCGCCGCCGAGGGAACGATCGACGATCTGACGCGCCGCGAGTCCCGCTGGCGGATGATCGCCTCGCCCGTCGACGAGGCGCTGATGGCCGCCTTTCGGGAGACCGGCGCCGGAGTCGAGCGCCAGAACGGCCATCTGCTCCTCTCGGTCCGCGACCTCGACCACGTCAACGCGCTCGTCGATCGCGTCCGCTCGCGCGGCGCTTCGCTCGTCGAGCTCTCCCCGCTCAAGTCCAGCCTCGAGGATGTCTTCGTCGGGCTCTTCCGCCCGCCGGACGCGCCGGCGCCCGCCGCTCCGTCGAAGGAAGGGCCGAAGCCATGA
- a CDS encoding ABC transporter permease subunit: MRTLAANIQDVFREAAARWTLVAYFVLSSLFILIFAFAVNLDIVDGALAGARLFGQSVQMAGERVDLDRLVIGFESGFSAFLYVVGTFLAIFATAHLTPRLQEKGTIDLYLSRPVGRVNLLASRYVAGMLLAAANVVYLVGAIWLIVAWKTRVFHPRFFLAALVILFAIAVLMAFSFAVGVLTSSTGVSIMATYAIFFFSAIFAGHEKIEAAMAHDWQAAIVRGLYWVLPKTAELGRAAIALVGGGAVPRAMSGSLTALPFTTTAAFGLACFAAAAWLFQRKDF; encoded by the coding sequence ATGAGAACGCTCGCCGCCAACATCCAGGACGTCTTCCGCGAGGCCGCGGCACGCTGGACGCTCGTCGCGTATTTCGTCCTGTCGTCGCTCTTCATTTTGATCTTCGCCTTCGCGGTGAACCTCGACATCGTCGACGGCGCGCTCGCGGGGGCGAGGCTCTTCGGGCAGTCCGTCCAGATGGCAGGAGAGCGCGTCGACCTCGACCGCCTCGTGATCGGCTTCGAATCGGGCTTCTCCGCGTTCCTCTACGTCGTCGGCACGTTCCTCGCGATCTTCGCGACGGCGCACCTGACCCCGCGCCTCCAGGAGAAGGGAACGATCGACCTCTATCTCTCGCGTCCGGTCGGGCGCGTGAACCTCCTCGCGTCGCGTTACGTCGCCGGAATGCTGCTCGCCGCAGCGAACGTCGTCTATCTCGTCGGCGCGATCTGGCTGATCGTCGCGTGGAAGACGAGGGTCTTCCACCCGCGTTTCTTCCTCGCCGCGCTCGTGATCCTCTTCGCGATCGCGGTGCTGATGGCGTTCTCCTTCGCGGTCGGCGTCCTGACGTCGTCGACGGGCGTCTCGATCATGGCGACGTACGCGATCTTCTTCTTCTCGGCGATCTTCGCCGGGCACGAGAAGATCGAGGCGGCGATGGCGCACGACTGGCAGGCGGCGATCGTCCGCGGCCTCTACTGGGTGCTGCCGAAGACCGCCGAGCTCGGCCGCGCCGCGATCGCCCTCGTCGGGGGCGGCGCCGTTCCGCGCGCGATGTCGGGCTCGCTCACCGCGCTTCCGTTCACGACGACGGCGGCCTTCGGGCTCGCCTGCTTCGCCGCCGCCGCATGGCTCTTCCAGAGAAAGGATTTCTGA